One genomic region from Streptomyces sp. NBC_01304 encodes:
- a CDS encoding ParA family protein, producing the protein MDGHQVNAMAGDRSGENPTQLADYDEVLPEGHFYDPDAEYEPDPEYAATLAPDAARQRRERIGPTGRPLPYFPIPGPLTDHGPAKIIAMCNQKGGVGKTTSTINLGAALAEYGRRVLLVDFDPQGALSVGLGVNPMELDLTVYNLLMERGMAADEVLLKTAVPNMDLLPSNIDLSAAEVQLVSEVARESTLQRALKPLMADYDYIVIDCQPSLGLLTVNALTAAHKVIVPLECEFFALRGVALLTETIEKVQERLNPDLELDGILATMYDSRTVHSREVLARVVEAFDDHVYHTVIGRTVRFPETTVAGEPITTYASNSVGAAAYRQLAREVLARCHAE; encoded by the coding sequence ATGGATGGCCATCAAGTGAACGCCATGGCCGGCGACCGGAGTGGCGAGAACCCCACCCAACTCGCTGACTACGACGAAGTTCTGCCCGAGGGGCACTTCTACGACCCCGACGCCGAGTACGAGCCCGACCCCGAGTACGCGGCCACGCTGGCCCCGGACGCTGCCCGTCAGCGCCGGGAGCGCATCGGCCCGACCGGGCGCCCGCTGCCGTACTTCCCGATCCCGGGCCCGCTGACCGATCACGGCCCCGCGAAGATCATCGCGATGTGCAACCAGAAGGGCGGCGTCGGCAAGACGACGTCGACCATCAACCTGGGCGCCGCGCTCGCGGAGTACGGACGCCGGGTCCTGCTCGTCGACTTCGACCCGCAGGGAGCCCTGTCGGTCGGCCTCGGCGTGAACCCGATGGAGCTCGACCTCACCGTCTACAACCTGCTCATGGAGCGGGGCATGGCGGCCGACGAGGTGCTCCTGAAGACCGCCGTGCCCAACATGGACCTGCTGCCGAGCAATATCGATCTCTCGGCCGCGGAAGTGCAGTTGGTCAGCGAGGTCGCCCGCGAGTCCACGCTGCAGCGCGCGCTCAAGCCGCTGATGGCGGACTACGACTACATCGTGATCGACTGTCAGCCCTCGCTCGGTCTGCTGACCGTGAACGCGCTGACCGCCGCGCACAAGGTGATCGTGCCGCTCGAGTGCGAGTTCTTCGCGCTGCGCGGTGTGGCGCTGCTCACGGAGACCATCGAGAAGGTGCAGGAACGTCTCAACCCCGACCTGGAGTTGGACGGCATCCTCGCCACGATGTACGACTCGCGCACCGTGCACAGCCGGGAGGTCCTGGCCCGTGTGGTCGAGGCCTTCGACGATCACGTCTACCACACGGTGATCGGCCGGACCGTGCGCTTCCCGGAGACCACGGTCGCCGGTGAGCCGATCACGACGTACGCCTCCAACTCCGTTGGCGCCGCCGCCTATCGTCAGCTCGCCAGGGAGGTGCTCGCCCGGTGTCACGCCGAGTGA
- the ald gene encoding alanine dehydrogenase: protein MKVGIPREVKNNEFRVAITPAGVHELARQGHQVFIEHDAGVGSSITNEEYVAAGAQILATADEVWATADLLLKVKEPIAEEYHRLRKDQTLFTYLHLAASRECTDALLESGTTAIAYETVETANRALPLLAPMSEVAGRIAPQVGAYHLMRSAGGRGVLPGGVPGTQPAKAVVIGGGVSGWNATQIAVGMGFHVTLLDRDINKLREADKVFGTKVRAIMSNAFELEKAVLDADLVIGAVLIPGAKAPKLVTNELVSRMKPGSVLVDIAIDQGGCFEDSRPTTHAEPTFKVHNSVFYCVANMPGAVPNTSTHALTNATLPYIVELANRGWVEALRRDPALALGLNTHDGQVVYGPVAEAHGLETLELSTLLG from the coding sequence ATGAAGGTCGGCATCCCCCGCGAGGTCAAGAACAACGAGTTCCGGGTGGCGATCACCCCCGCCGGCGTGCATGAGCTCGCCCGCCAGGGCCACCAGGTCTTCATCGAGCACGACGCCGGTGTCGGCTCCTCCATCACCAACGAGGAGTACGTGGCCGCGGGTGCGCAGATCCTGGCCACGGCCGACGAGGTCTGGGCCACCGCCGACCTGCTCCTGAAGGTCAAGGAGCCGATCGCGGAGGAGTACCACCGCCTGCGCAAGGACCAGACGCTCTTCACGTACCTGCACCTCGCGGCCTCCCGCGAGTGCACGGACGCGCTCCTGGAGTCCGGCACCACCGCCATCGCGTACGAGACCGTCGAGACCGCGAACCGAGCGCTGCCGCTGCTCGCCCCGATGTCCGAGGTCGCGGGCCGCATCGCCCCGCAGGTCGGCGCCTACCACCTGATGCGCTCGGCCGGTGGCCGCGGCGTGCTGCCCGGCGGTGTGCCCGGCACCCAGCCCGCGAAGGCGGTCGTCATCGGCGGCGGCGTCTCCGGCTGGAACGCCACGCAGATCGCCGTCGGCATGGGCTTCCACGTCACGCTGCTCGACCGCGACATCAACAAGCTCCGCGAGGCCGACAAGGTCTTCGGCACCAAGGTCCGGGCGATCATGTCCAACGCCTTCGAGCTCGAGAAGGCGGTCCTGGACGCCGACCTCGTCATCGGTGCCGTCCTCATCCCGGGTGCGAAGGCGCCGAAGCTCGTCACCAACGAGCTCGTCTCCCGGATGAAGCCCGGAAGTGTACTTGTCGACATTGCGATTGATCAGGGCGGCTGCTTCGAGGACTCGCGTCCGACCACGCACGCCGAGCCGACCTTCAAGGTCCACAACTCGGTCTTCTACTGCGTCGCCAACATGCCGGGCGCGGTGCCGAACACCTCGACCCACGCGCTGACCAACGCGACGCTGCCGTACATCGTCGAGCTCGCCAACCGCGGCTGGGTCGAGGCGCTGCGCCGCGACCCCGCGCTCGCGCTCGGCCTCAACACCCATGATGGCCAGGTGGTTTACGGCCCCGTCGCCGAGGCGCACGGCCTGGAGACGCTCGAACTGAGCACGCTGCTCGGCTGA